The window GAAATTGTGCCATATAGTCTTGAAAATGGCAAAGGAATTTTGGCATATAGTCCCTTGGAAAGAGGATTGCTTACCGGCAAAATGAAGCCAGGGTATAAATTTGGTGAAGGAGATCAGCGGGCAACCAGGGCTTTTTATAAAGATGAAAACCTCAAACGTACCAATGAGTTTTTGGATAAAATTAAACCTATAGCGGATGAAAAAAGTATCACCTTGGCTCAGTTGGTGATATTGTGGACCCTAGAACAACCCGGAATTTCAGTAACCTTGGTTGGGGCTAGAAATGCCGAACAAGCCATTCAGAATGCCAAATCTACTGATGCAAGTTTAACAAAAGAAGAAGTAGGAATTATTGACAAACATCTGAACAATTTGGTATTGGTTCCTTAATTCCAAACCCAACAAAACTTCAGAAGTAAGGTTGGCCAAAGATTCTCAGGAAATCTGTTTTAATTTGTGTTAACGCTCTTGCTTCAAATAGATAGCGTCCTATAAAATGAGCTACAATAAGTCGATGTAATTTTCGGTTAATTGTAGCTCAATTTTTTCAATATATCCCGATTATGTAAAAGAAATTCAATTGCTTAATCAGGGGTGAGTTTAGCAATCACCCTTGGTTATCCATTTGTGCTTTTCATGGATTTTACTTATTATCTTATGGTCTTAGGTCCAACTTTACGCCGTACCCAACTATGAATATACCGAGATTAAATCCTTGCAGCACTACTATAGCATGGAATTTGGTCAAAGTGAGCTTTATAGCACTTTAAATATACATAAGATGAAAAATATTTTAGTTACAGTAGATTTTGATAAAGGTGAGGAGCTAATTATAGAGAAGGCATATCAAATGGCAAATGCTTTTGGTTCTAAATTATGGTTAATGCATATTGCTGCTCCTGATCCGGATTTTGTAGGGTATGATGTTGGACCCGAATACATAAGGGAGAGTAGGGCTTCTGAGTTAAGAAAGGAGCACAGACTTATTCAAAAATACAGTGAGGCGCTCAAGAACAGAGGAGTGGATACCGAGGGTTTACTGGTTCAAGGAGCTACTATAGAGATGATTATTGAAGAGTCGAAAAAGCTGAATGTTGATTTGATCATTGCAGGTCACCATGATCATGGGTTTTTATACAAGGCTTTTGTGGGAAGTGTGTCTGGAGAAATCATCAAAAAGTCAAAAATACCTGTTCTAATCGTTCCTTTAGATTAAAGGACAAAAAACTACCAATAAAAAAGCCCCTTGATGTTTATCAAAGGGCTTTAAGACCGTAATATACAATAGGCTAAATTGATAATCTATTGAATATTTCGGGTGAAATTAAATGGAATGCAATGCAATTATAAATGCAATGCTCTATTATCCGTTGCTCCCAAACATGCTTCTTTAAAAGCTTCTGTATAGGTGGGGTGTGCATGGGACATTCTTGCGATATCTTCAGCAGATGCCCTGTATTCCATGGCTACTACAGCCTCAGCAATCATGTCTGCGGCACGTGGTCCAATCATATGAACACCTAGAATTTCATCTGTTTCAGCATCAGCTAAAACCTTTACCAAGCCATCAACATCTCCGCTGGCTCTTGCTCTCCCGGAGGCCATAAAAGGGAATTTACCGGTTTTGACTTTAACCCCCTTTTCCTTGAGTTGCTCTTCTGTATAGCCTACACTTGCCACTTCTGGCCAGGTGTAAACTACCCCCGGGATCAATAAATAGTTGACATGGGGTTTTTGTCCGGCCAAAGTTTCGGCTACAAATACGCCTTCTTCCTCAGCTTTGTGTGCCAACATAGCCCCCTTTACCACATCACCTATAGCGTAGATATTGTCCGCAGAAGTCTTAAGGTTTTCATCTACTTCTACTTGGCCTTTGTCATTGATCTTAACACCGGCTGCAGCCGCATTTAATCCGTCAGTATATGGTTTTCTTCCTATGGAAACCAATACATAATCGCCTTTAATGCTGATTGTTTCGTTTTTGCTGTTTTCTGCAGTTACAGTAACTTCTTTACCTTTTCTTTCTACTCCAGTTACTTTATGCTGCAAATAGAATTCAAAACCAAGTTTCTTGAGGGACTTCTGTAGTTCTTTGCCCATGGTTTTATCCATGGTTGGAATAATGCCATTCATAAACTCTACTACAGAAACTTTCGCTCCCAGTCTTGCATAGACTGAACCTAGCTCAAGCCCAATAACTCCACCACCGATAATTACCAGGTGTTTAGGGACTTCTTTTAATTCAAGAGCTTCTGTGGAAGTGATTATTCGTTCTTTGTCAAGATTGATAAAGGGTAAGTTTGCCGGTTTAGAGCCGGTGGCAATGATCGTCTTTTTGGCGGTTAGTTCTTCCGTTTTTCCATCCTCTTTAGTGACGATTATTGTGTTTTTATCTTTGAACGAACCGATACCCTGATGGACATCAATTTTATTTTTCTTCATCAGGTATTGGATGCCTTCCACGTTTTGCTTTACAACATCACGCTTTCTGCTTACCATTTGCTTGAAATTGACCTTCAAGGAACTAAGGTTTATCCCGTGGTTTTCAAAAGTATGGGCAGCGTTGTGATAATGTTCGGAAGAATCCAATAGTGCCTTAGAAGGGATACATCCAACATTAAGGCAAGTGCCACCAAGTGTGGAATATTTTTCAATTATTGCGGTTTTCATTCCCAGTTGAGCTGCTCTAATAGCTGCAACGTAGCCTCCTGGTCCAGATCCGATTACAATTAGGTCATACATTGTTTGTCATATTTTAGAACCTTTCCTGTTTCAAATTATAGGAAGGAATTATTTCAAATAAGTTTAAATTCCCAGCATTAATCTTGCGGGATCTTCAAGAAGCTCTTTCATGCGAACGAGAAAGCTCACAGATTCTCTTCCATCAATGATCCTATGATCATATGACAATGCCAAATACATCATGGGAAGGATTTTAACTTCACCGTTCACGGCCATTGGTCTTTGTACAATATTGTGCATACCAAGGATTGCAGCCTGGGGAGCATTGATAATTGGTGTAGACATCATGGATCCAAAAATCCCTCCATTGGTAAGGGTAAAGGTACCTCCTGTCATTTCATCAATGGTTAGTTTGCCATCACGGGCTTTTACTGCTAAGCGAACCACCTCTTTCTCAATACCTGAGAAAGATAAGTTTTCTGCATTTCTTATGACAGGAACAACCAATCCTTTTGGAGAAGATACTGCTATGGAAATGTCGCAATAATCATGGAAAATAATTTCATTTCCATCGATTTGAGCATTCACCGCTGGCCATTCTTGTAAAGCTATACAAGCAGCCTTTGTGAAAAAGGACATGAAACCAAGATTTACTTCATATCGCTCTTTAAACTTGTCTTTGTATTGCTTTCTGAGGTCCATGATAGGCTTCATATTGACTTCATTGAAGGTAGTCAACATGGCTGTTTCATTTTTTACTGCCACCAATCTGCGAGAAATGGTTCTTCTTAGAGATGTCATTTTTTCTCTACGCTCAGAACGGTCTCCCTTCGCAGGACTGTCTTTTGTCTCTGCAGAGCTAGATTTTGCTGCGGGTTTAGCTGGTGCAGATGCCGCCGGCTTGGTTTTTTCAGCTTTCTCAGCATCCTCTTTAGTAATTCTGCCGTCTTTTCCTGTGCCTTTTACAGTGGCAGGATCAATGCCTTTTTCAGACAATATCTTGCTTGCTGCAGGAGAGGCATGACCCGTTGCGTAAGTTTCGTTGGAGGAAGTAGTTGATTTGCTTTCTTGAGCAGTAGTATTTTCTGTTGCTTCAGTAGCTTCGGGAGCCCCGCCTTCCATTACTTCGATTTTGCAAATTAAGTCTCCGATTTCAAGGGTGTCCCCTTCTCCGGCTACATGTCTGAGGATTCCGGCTGCTTCAGCAGGTAACTCAAAAGTAGCTTTGTCGGAATCAACTTCAGCAATTATTTCATCCAACTCTACATAGTCTCCATCTTCTTTTATCCAAGAAGCCAAAGTCACTTCTGTGATGGATTCACCTACAGTAGGAACATGCATTTCTTTTGTTTCTCCGGTGCTTTTGGCTTCAGATGTACTTGCAGTTTTTTCTTCAGGTGCCTTTTCAGTTTCTATCGCTGCTGCAGGCTGAGGACTGTCTCCCTCTTTTCCTTCCGGATCGATCTCACAAATTACTGCGCCAATTTCTAAGGTATCGCCTTCTTCTGCTTTTGTGTGTAGCACTCCTGAAGATTCTGCTGTTAGTTCAAAAGTAGCCTTGTCGGATTCCAGTTCGCAAATGACTTCATCCATTTCAACAAATTCACCATCATTTTTAAACCATTGGCCAATGGTTACTTCGGTGATGGACTCTCCTACTGCTGGGACTTTGATTACTATACTCATCGGTTATTTGATTTTTTCCCGGTTGTTAAAATGCTTCCAGGTCAGAATTTCAATATTTTATGTGTAAATGATAAAAGAAATGGGAAATTAAGAATTTATTTTTAAAGCTTTTTCCAAAATTTGCTTTTGTTCTTCCAAGTGTACCTTATGGTAACCTGTTGCCGGTGAAGCACTAGGCTTTCTTGCAATTACATCCATCACTAAATCTTTGTAAAGATTCCTGACGATAAAAGCCCAATAACCCATGTTCTCTGGCTCCTCTTGTACCCATACAGTTTCTATACCTTTTTTGTAAGACTGTAAGGCTTTAAGGATTTGGTTCTTAGGAAGTGGATGAAGCTGCTCGACACGGATGATGGCCACGTCTTCCACTTTCTCTTTCTCCCTCATTTCAATCAATTCATAGTAAACTTTTCCTGAACAAAGTACTACCCTGTTGGCCTTTTTAGGGCTAACAGTTTCATCCAAAAGTATTTCTCTAAAATTACCGCTTGTAAACTCCTCTAATGGTGAAAATACCTTAGGGTGACGAAGCAGTGATTTAGGAGACATGACAATACAAGGCTTCCTAAAATTCCAAGCCAGTTGCCTACGCAATAAATGGAAGAAATTAGATGGTTCAGTGATATTGGCCACAATAACATTGTATTCAGCCGCCAGTTGAAGAAACCTTTCGGGTCTAGCGTTGGAGTGTTCTGGGCCTTGACCTTCATATCCATGAGGTAATAGCATTACCAAACCATTCATCTTTTGCCATTTCGATTCTCCTGAAGTAATGAACTGGTCAATCATGGTTTGGGCACCATTTGCAAAATCACCAAATTGAGCTTCCCAAATATTTAAGGCATTAGGATTGGCCATAGAATAACCATATTCAAAACCTAATACTGCATATTCAGATAAAAGGGAATTGTAAATATAGAATTGTCCTTTGCTGTCTTTTAATTCTTTTAAGGAGTTATACGGTTTGTTTGTGCTTGCATCATGCACGACAGCATGTCGATGAGAGAAAGTGCCTCTCTCGCAATCCTGTCCGGTCATTCTTACCGTTTTCCCATCAAGCAATAAAGAACCATAAGCCAAAAGTTCAGCAGCAGCCCAGTTGAGCGATTTGTTTTGGAAGAACATCTCCTTTCTTTGTTTGAGTTGTGCTTCTATTTGTTTGATCGGCTTGAATCCTTTAGGTAGTACAGTTAGTGCCTCAGCCACTTTTTTTATGGCGTCTTCACTTATAGAAGTATTAGGTGATTTCTCGAAATCTTCAGGTTTTGACCAATTCAAAGCCTTCCATGCTTTTTCGAATGGAGAGATGGTGTAAGGGAGTGGCTTTACCTTTACCATGGCTAGCCTGTCTTGCAAAAGCTGACGAAACTCCTTATCCATTTGTTTGGCAAGTTTAGCATCCACTTGGCCTCTTTCTAATAATGCCTTATTGTAAATCTCTCTCGGATTAGGATGTTTCGAGATCAAATTGTATAGTTCAGGCTGGGTGAACTTAGGTTCGTCAGACTCATTGTGGCCATGTCGTCTGTAGCAGACCATATCTATAAATATATCTCTGTTGAATTTTTGACGGAATTCAACAGCAATTTTTGCAGCAAATACTACAGCTTCAGGGTCATCTCCGTTAACATGAATGACAGGAGCATCTATAATTTTAGCGACATCAGTACTGTAAATTGAGCTCCTGGCGTCATCAAAATCTGTAGTGAAACCTACCTGGTTATTGATTACAAAATGGATGGTTCCTCCAGTATTGTACCCTTTGAGGTTGGCCATCTGTGTTACTTCATACACGATTCCTTGTCCGGCCACAGCGGCATCTCCATGAATAAGTACCGGAATAGCTTTGTCCTCATCACCTTTGTAATGATCATCTATTTTAGCCCTTACAAATCCTTCTACCACAGGATTTACCGCCTCCAAATGAGAAGGGTTAGGTGCTAGTTTCAAGATCATTAATTTCCCATTGGTGGTAGGGACTTCAGATGAGAAGCCCATATGGTATTTCACATCCCCGTCACCCATGGTAAGGTCAGGTTTAGCGGTGCCTTCAAATTCGGAAAATATCTGCTCATAGGTTTTGCCCATGACGTTAGCCAAGACATTTAATCTTCCCCTATGGGCCATGCCGATCATCATTTCTTCTACCCCTAAATCTGAGGCTTTGTTGATCAAGGCATCTAAAAATGGAATGGTGCTTTCGCCACCTTCCAATGAAAACCTTTTTTGTCCCAAATACTTGGTATGTAAAAAGTTTTCAAATACTACTGCTTCATTTAATTTAAATAGAATTCTTTTTTTCTCTTCCAGTGGAGGGTTGAACTCTAAAGACTCCTTCTCTATAATTAGTCTGAACCAATCTAGCATCTCCGGGTCACGGATATACATGTATTCAAAACCCATAGACCCTTCATAAATAATCTTAAGAGAGTCAATTATTTTTGAAAGTTTTGCTTCTCCAATACCAATCTCGCTACCTGCTTGAAATACAGTGTCCAAATCAGCTTTTTCTAAGCCAAAATCTTCAAGATCCAATAAGGCTTTTCGATCTCTTCTCTCTCTTACAGGATTGGTCTTGGATCTGAGGTGACCCCTTGACCTGTAAGCATGAATCAATGCCCTTACTTTAATCTCTTTTGGCAATTGCTCCATGTCCATGATGGTGCCTTTGGTTGCCAAGTTACCGTTTGCCGGAGTTTGTGCCACTGCTGAGGCTCCTCCGTTTTCTTCTTCACCAAATTTATTTATGGCAAAATCGAATCCATCAAAAAAAGCTTTCCAGCTGCTATCTATAGCTTCCGGATCTTTTTTATAATCCTCATACAGCTCATCGATATAAGCTACATGGGCATTGGAAATATAAGAGTATTTATCCATGGGGTTATTTTTCTATTGGGGGGCAAAATTAGCTGATTAAGTTATTTAATAAAAACCGTATATGCGGATAAGCGAATAAGTCTGATAATCAGTACTTATAATAAACGCTCACCATAGAATGAATGGCGAAATCACACCTAGTAAAATAAAATTTTTATCCATTACGATTTATGAAAGTTGCTTCGGGTTAATTGGCCCTTGTTTTCAGGATATTGGGCAAATTCATCCAATTTTTTTATTCTTTTTTGCTCAAAATTTAGTTTACCAGCCTTTTTTCGGAGCTAAAGGGAATTTATAGTTCGCTAAAAGCTTGAATCAACTATTCATTAGAAGTATAGGTGAAATCAAGGGGATTGTCATAAATAAATTGAAATTTTGTTTGGCACCATTTGTCAGCAGCAATTTCTTTCCATTGCTGCATTTCAGGATTTTCATAATTAACAGGTGGGGCAAAGCCTAAGTCTAAAGCATTTTTTTCTATAACAGTTTTTTTTGCCGGATGTTTCGGGCATACAATATTATAGGTTTCATTCCAAAGATTCCTTTCTATAATCCATAGTACAGCGCTAATAGCATCTTTTCTGTGAATGTAGTTGACAGGAGGATGTCCGGGAACATTTTTTTTGCCACTAAAATATTTCCCGGGGATTCTGTCATCACCCAATAAACCTCCAAAGCGAATTACGGTCAGGTCATAGGTTTTGTTTTCCCATAATAGATTTTCGGCATTTAGCAGGGCAGGATTTCCGGTGTTGCTTGATGTGATTGGCTCTGCTTCTGTGGCCACTTGGTTTTTGTTGGGATAAACTGAGGTGGAACTGGTGTATATTATTCTTTTTATTTCCTGCGCTTGGGCCAGCCCTTTGACTATTTCAATTTGCCTTGGATGATAGGTAATGGGTTTACTCCGTGTGGAAGGAGGGATGTTTATAAATAAAATATCCGTATCAAAAACACCCTTTGGAACAGGATCTGCCAATTCAGGGTTTAGCAGCAATTGCTCACAATCAAAACCTTGTTTCCTTAAAGCATGCTTTTTTTCTGGATTGGTGGTCGTTCCTTTTACAGTGATGCCTTCTTTTATTAAAGCCTCGGCCAATGGGACCCCGAGCCACCCCATTCCTATGATACTAACTTTCATTTCATCTTTTTATATTGTTTACAATACCGAATGCTTTTATCCCCAATGATTTCTAAAACTAAGAATATACAACCTTATCGTTTTAAAAGAGCTATTCAGGGCTTCTTATCATCAGATTATAAAAGTACAGTTAAGTGTCCATAGTTTAATATGCAAAAACCACCAAAATGTGGTGGTTTTATGGTGCTTTATGGAATTAGGTATTCCGCATGCCGGAATAAACTTTCTTTAGTTTAATTCTTTGGTGCTGTTCCAAAAACATAATCCCAAATAGGTGTACTGACCCCAAATGCAACATCTGGATCTTTATAGTGGTGAATGGCATGGTTGACCCACAAAACCTTTAAGAAATTTTTGGGAGGCTGGAAGGCATGAACAATATAATGAACTCCTAAATAAGAGGCATATCCAACCAAGAAACCGGGAAGAAAATACCAAGACAGTTCCCCCATTAAAAAATTAAATAGAAAGTGTAATATCACCGCATACAATCCGGAAATAAAGGGTGGCATCGCCAACCTATCCTTGTCTTTGGGATAATCGTGATGAACTCCATGGACATTGTATTGCAATTTGTCCTTAAATTTGGTGTCTGGAATCATATGGTAAAAGTATCTGTGTAGGAGATATTCTACCAATGTAAAAACAAAATACCCTCCAAGAAACAATCCAAGTGCTTCAACAAAAGGAATATTTGTTGAGGAAATTCCGACATAGAATGAGTATATACCTACACCTAAAAATAGAGCAATAGGGATACTAATATGCGTCCTACTCAATCGTTCCAAAACTGGGTTGGCGAACATTTTAGCTGTTCCGCTATTATCGGGCCGGTCCAATCTTCCAATTTTTTTCATTTCTTGACTGCGGTTTTATCCAAAGATCTTTTTCAAATGTGATGCCTAATTTAAGGAAAAGAAAGGCTACTTGTAATAATTTATTCAATTAACGTTTCTCATGCGTCAAGTAGTTTCATTTTCGCATCAAAATTATCACTGATTTATATCAGTTTTTTAATGATGAATAAGTTTTATTTATTGTCTTTTGATAGAAATCTTCATATAAAGGAAGTATGGCCGTGACATCGAAAGTTTTTGCTCGGTCCAAAGCATTAT of the Cyclobacterium marinum DSM 745 genome contains:
- a CDS encoding universal stress protein, with the translated sequence MKNILVTVDFDKGEELIIEKAYQMANAFGSKLWLMHIAAPDPDFVGYDVGPEYIRESRASELRKEHRLIQKYSEALKNRGVDTEGLLVQGATIEMIIEESKKLNVDLIIAGHHDHGFLYKAFVGSVSGEIIKKSKIPVLIVPLD
- the lpdA gene encoding dihydrolipoyl dehydrogenase; translation: MYDLIVIGSGPGGYVAAIRAAQLGMKTAIIEKYSTLGGTCLNVGCIPSKALLDSSEHYHNAAHTFENHGINLSSLKVNFKQMVSRKRDVVKQNVEGIQYLMKKNKIDVHQGIGSFKDKNTIIVTKEDGKTEELTAKKTIIATGSKPANLPFINLDKERIITSTEALELKEVPKHLVIIGGGVIGLELGSVYARLGAKVSVVEFMNGIIPTMDKTMGKELQKSLKKLGFEFYLQHKVTGVERKGKEVTVTAENSKNETISIKGDYVLVSIGRKPYTDGLNAAAAGVKINDKGQVEVDENLKTSADNIYAIGDVVKGAMLAHKAEEEGVFVAETLAGQKPHVNYLLIPGVVYTWPEVASVGYTEEQLKEKGVKVKTGKFPFMASGRARASGDVDGLVKVLADAETDEILGVHMIGPRAADMIAEAVVAMEYRASAEDIARMSHAHPTYTEAFKEACLGATDNRALHL
- the odhB gene encoding 2-oxoglutarate dehydrogenase complex dihydrolipoyllysine-residue succinyltransferase; translation: MSIVIKVPAVGESITEVTIGQWFKNDGEFVEMDEVICELESDKATFELTAESSGVLHTKAEEGDTLEIGAVICEIDPEGKEGDSPQPAAAIETEKAPEEKTASTSEAKSTGETKEMHVPTVGESITEVTLASWIKEDGDYVELDEIIAEVDSDKATFELPAEAAGILRHVAGEGDTLEIGDLICKIEVMEGGAPEATEATENTTAQESKSTTSSNETYATGHASPAASKILSEKGIDPATVKGTGKDGRITKEDAEKAEKTKPAASAPAKPAAKSSSAETKDSPAKGDRSERREKMTSLRRTISRRLVAVKNETAMLTTFNEVNMKPIMDLRKQYKDKFKERYEVNLGFMSFFTKAACIALQEWPAVNAQIDGNEIIFHDYCDISIAVSSPKGLVVPVIRNAENLSFSGIEKEVVRLAVKARDGKLTIDEMTGGTFTLTNGGIFGSMMSTPIINAPQAAILGMHNIVQRPMAVNGEVKILPMMYLALSYDHRIIDGRESVSFLVRMKELLEDPARLMLGI
- a CDS encoding 2-oxoglutarate dehydrogenase E1 component, which translates into the protein MDKYSYISNAHVAYIDELYEDYKKDPEAIDSSWKAFFDGFDFAINKFGEEENGGASAVAQTPANGNLATKGTIMDMEQLPKEIKVRALIHAYRSRGHLRSKTNPVRERRDRKALLDLEDFGLEKADLDTVFQAGSEIGIGEAKLSKIIDSLKIIYEGSMGFEYMYIRDPEMLDWFRLIIEKESLEFNPPLEEKKRILFKLNEAVVFENFLHTKYLGQKRFSLEGGESTIPFLDALINKASDLGVEEMMIGMAHRGRLNVLANVMGKTYEQIFSEFEGTAKPDLTMGDGDVKYHMGFSSEVPTTNGKLMILKLAPNPSHLEAVNPVVEGFVRAKIDDHYKGDEDKAIPVLIHGDAAVAGQGIVYEVTQMANLKGYNTGGTIHFVINNQVGFTTDFDDARSSIYSTDVAKIIDAPVIHVNGDDPEAVVFAAKIAVEFRQKFNRDIFIDMVCYRRHGHNESDEPKFTQPELYNLISKHPNPREIYNKALLERGQVDAKLAKQMDKEFRQLLQDRLAMVKVKPLPYTISPFEKAWKALNWSKPEDFEKSPNTSISEDAIKKVAEALTVLPKGFKPIKQIEAQLKQRKEMFFQNKSLNWAAAELLAYGSLLLDGKTVRMTGQDCERGTFSHRHAVVHDASTNKPYNSLKELKDSKGQFYIYNSLLSEYAVLGFEYGYSMANPNALNIWEAQFGDFANGAQTMIDQFITSGESKWQKMNGLVMLLPHGYEGQGPEHSNARPERFLQLAAEYNVIVANITEPSNFFHLLRRQLAWNFRKPCIVMSPKSLLRHPKVFSPLEEFTSGNFREILLDETVSPKKANRVVLCSGKVYYELIEMREKEKVEDVAIIRVEQLHPLPKNQILKALQSYKKGIETVWVQEEPENMGYWAFIVRNLYKDLVMDVIARKPSASPATGYHKVHLEEQKQILEKALKINS
- a CDS encoding NAD(P)-binding domain-containing protein, translating into MKVSIIGMGWLGVPLAEALIKEGITVKGTTTNPEKKHALRKQGFDCEQLLLNPELADPVPKGVFDTDILFINIPPSTRSKPITYHPRQIEIVKGLAQAQEIKRIIYTSSTSVYPNKNQVATEAEPITSSNTGNPALLNAENLLWENKTYDLTVIRFGGLLGDDRIPGKYFSGKKNVPGHPPVNYIHRKDAISAVLWIIERNLWNETYNIVCPKHPAKKTVIEKNALDLGFAPPVNYENPEMQQWKEIAADKWCQTKFQFIYDNPLDFTYTSNE
- a CDS encoding sterol desaturase family protein — its product is MKKIGRLDRPDNSGTAKMFANPVLERLSRTHISIPIALFLGVGIYSFYVGISSTNIPFVEALGLFLGGYFVFTLVEYLLHRYFYHMIPDTKFKDKLQYNVHGVHHDYPKDKDRLAMPPFISGLYAVILHFLFNFLMGELSWYFLPGFLVGYASYLGVHYIVHAFQPPKNFLKVLWVNHAIHHYKDPDVAFGVSTPIWDYVFGTAPKN